TGCGCATGGCGGGGGAACCCTTCACGCTGCTGCGCGACGACAAACGGCAGGGCATGGAAGGGCAGCACTGGCTGAAAATCGGCGATTACTATTACATCGTCTACTCCATAAACGGCTGCTGCGGCCCTGGGAGCGACTACGCCGTGGCGGTCGCCCGCTCGAAAAACCTGCGGGGCCCCTACGAGCGTTACGCCGGGAACCCGATCCTGCACGGCGGCGGCGATGTCCAGTCCATCGGGCACGGCACCATCACGACGACGCCCGACGGGAGGATGTTCTACCTCTGCCACGCCTATCTGGCCGGTGAGAATTTCTTTCTGGGACGCCAGCCGATGTTGCAGCAGATCGTCCTGGGCGATGACCTGTGGCTTCATTTCCGGGGCGGGGAAACAGCATCCCTGACGCAGCCGATACCTTTTGCCGGCATGGCACAGCAGCCCGTATTCGATTTCGCGGATGACTTCACGGCCGACCGGCTCCGACCCGAATGGACGTGGAACTATCCTTACGCGACGCCCGAGATCGAGCTTGCCGACGGGCGCCTCTGCCTGGGCGGGCGGCCCAAAGAGGGCGTAAAAACCGGCACGGCGCTCTGCCTGAGGGCCGTAAGCCCCGACTATACGCTCGAAACGGCACTCTCCGACCGCAACGCAGGATGGAGCGGGCTCACGGTATACGGGGATGCAGCGAACCTCCTCGTATGGGGATTGCAGGGCGACGAGGTATTGTTGAAGCTCTACAAGGACGGCAGGGAAACGCTGCTGGGCAGCTCCGGGCAGATCGGGGCGCACCTGCCGGTCTACCTGCGCATCGAGGTACGGGGGAATGCCCCCGCAGCATTCGGGTACAGTACCGACGGACACACCTGGAAACAAGTGGAGAACCTGCCCGTAGGTGCCGAAGACCTGCTGCAATGGGATCGCGTAGCACGCCCGGGATTGTATTACCAGGGGCCGGAAGGCCAGGCGGCCGAATTCGAATACATGCGGATGACCAACCGCTGAGAGAAATTGCAGCCCCCTTCCGCAAGGCAAGCCCTCTGCGGAAGCACGGCAGAATCCCGGCCGGAACTTTCCGATAAAAAGAGCCGCCCCGAATTGTTCGGGGCGGCTTTCTCTTCCGGGACTGCGCCCGTCAATTGATATTGGGCAGGAAAGAATAGTTCTTCGAATAGCCGAGCATCTGCTCGACGTAGTTCGCCGGATAGGAAATTTTCACATCGACCACCCTGCCGTCCTTTTCGACAAGTTCGAACTCGGGGTTCACGAAGCCGCCGTAAGGTTCGATGCCGAGTGCATAGTAACGGTCGCGCACC
This Alistipes onderdonkii DNA region includes the following protein-coding sequences:
- a CDS encoding family 43 glycosylhydrolase, whose product is MQMKHLLLLASLLTCMGAGAQQATFRNPVIAGDMADPTVIRVDNTYYATGTSSEWAPYYPLFRSKDLVNWRQIGHLFEQQPAWTRSSFWAPELFHRNGKTYAYYTARRKTDGTSYIGVATADKPEGPYTDHGPIVEYGTEAIDAFVLEDAGELYISWKAYGLDPRPIELLACKISDDGLRMAGEPFTLLRDDKRQGMEGQHWLKIGDYYYIVYSINGCCGPGSDYAVAVARSKNLRGPYERYAGNPILHGGGDVQSIGHGTITTTPDGRMFYLCHAYLAGENFFLGRQPMLQQIVLGDDLWLHFRGGETASLTQPIPFAGMAQQPVFDFADDFTADRLRPEWTWNYPYATPEIELADGRLCLGGRPKEGVKTGTALCLRAVSPDYTLETALSDRNAGWSGLTVYGDAANLLVWGLQGDEVLLKLYKDGRETLLGSSGQIGAHLPVYLRIEVRGNAPAAFGYSTDGHTWKQVENLPVGAEDLLQWDRVARPGLYYQGPEGQAAEFEYMRMTNR